The following coding sequences are from one Piliocolobus tephrosceles isolate RC106 unplaced genomic scaffold, ASM277652v3 unscaffolded_589, whole genome shotgun sequence window:
- the LOC111535534 gene encoding SH3 domain and tetratricopeptide repeat-containing protein 1-like — protein sequence MWQRRKETGGTECGPVHRRLQPGAEPFVAAGDIFNEAWERKKAVSFYRDPTLPLAVTTGNRKAEPQLQLCNKLVALLARLEEPQEGLEVAHMALALSITLGDRLNEHVAFHRLAALHHLLGHGKLAEHFYIKAL from the exons GTGGCACAGAATGTGGTCCTGTACACAGGCGACTCCAACCTGGGGCTGAGCCATTTGTGGCAGCTGGAGACATCTTCAACGAGGCCTGGGAGCGGAAGAAAGCCGTGTCCTTCTACCGG GACCCGACCCTGCCCCTAGCAGTGACTACGGGCAACCGCAAGGCGGAGCCACAGCTGCAGCTGTGTAACAAGCTGGTGGcactgctggccaggctggaggagccccaggagggctTGGAGGTTGCCCACATGGCCCTAGCACTCAGCATCACTCTGG GGGACCGGCTGAATGAGCACGTGGCCTTCCACCGGCTGGCCGCCCTGCACCACCTGCTGGGCCATGGCAAGCTGGCGGAGCACTTCTATATCAAGGCCCTGTAG